The Hymenobacter sp. 5317J-9 genome has a window encoding:
- a CDS encoding PIN-like domain-containing protein: MKNQFIGYYQPTSEEYSKLWEEALIVLDTNVLLSLYKLPVSAREEVIGVLEKVKNRLWIPHHVALEFQRGRLTVIANERKAVDDVLTSTNDLINEVKSKFDTLQIDKRDIGVDCESLLKELDKASEQLVEAIRKAHESQLDISSSDPIRKRIDELVADNVGIGPVTQSELDQLVLDGENRFDDKIPPGFKDADKGKNPADASFIFDGLKYQRKFGDLIIWRQIITHAKDKGVKTVLFITADNKEDWWWREQGKTIGPRQELVREIHREAGVDLFWMYSSVQFVEQANKYVSAKVSKESVTELQNVLSDVERKQNHKIFISHSYTNPARVNEAFAQGQATYFSNPKVVEEVIGNWLKKRGLIIKAYQEFPDFIVERGIGYQGFEVKLLERLDTVKSVSALMDILMRGYVEVSTGNLNAFTLIIVIPERSFTDIVLSRESRAEVSDMLRDLIKRYPVDAIVVGAIIDYNFMVLLQEDGGGFAGDYSYAMSS, encoded by the coding sequence ATGAAAAATCAGTTCATCGGCTATTACCAGCCCACATCAGAAGAATATAGCAAGCTATGGGAAGAAGCTCTAATTGTATTAGACACAAATGTTTTATTGAGTCTTTATAAACTACCTGTTTCTGCTCGGGAAGAGGTCATCGGTGTCCTAGAAAAGGTTAAAAACCGCTTATGGATACCTCATCATGTAGCGCTTGAATTCCAGCGAGGCAGACTTACAGTAATTGCGAATGAGCGTAAAGCTGTTGATGATGTTTTGACATCGACAAATGATTTGATTAACGAGGTTAAAAGCAAATTCGACACCCTACAGATAGACAAAAGAGACATAGGCGTAGACTGTGAGTCTTTATTAAAAGAATTGGATAAAGCTAGTGAACAATTAGTCGAGGCTATTAGAAAGGCGCATGAATCACAGTTGGATATTTCATCATCCGACCCTATTAGAAAAAGAATTGATGAATTAGTAGCTGATAATGTCGGTATTGGGCCAGTAACCCAGAGCGAACTAGACCAACTCGTATTAGATGGAGAAAACCGATTCGACGACAAAATCCCGCCTGGTTTTAAAGATGCTGATAAAGGCAAGAATCCAGCCGATGCAAGTTTTATCTTTGATGGACTTAAATATCAAAGAAAATTTGGCGACTTGATTATTTGGCGTCAGATAATTACTCATGCCAAGGATAAGGGAGTCAAAACGGTTCTGTTTATCACTGCTGATAACAAAGAAGATTGGTGGTGGCGTGAGCAAGGCAAAACGATAGGGCCGAGACAAGAACTAGTTCGCGAAATTCATCGCGAAGCAGGCGTTGACCTATTTTGGATGTATTCCTCTGTTCAATTTGTGGAGCAAGCCAATAAGTATGTAAGTGCTAAAGTCTCTAAAGAGTCGGTTACAGAACTACAGAATGTGCTTTCAGATGTAGAACGCAAGCAGAATCATAAAATTTTTATTTCACATTCTTACACAAATCCTGCCCGTGTAAATGAAGCTTTTGCACAGGGACAAGCTACTTACTTTTCTAATCCCAAAGTAGTAGAAGAAGTGATTGGCAATTGGCTCAAAAAGAGGGGCCTGATTATAAAGGCGTATCAAGAATTTCCTGATTTTATCGTAGAACGTGGTATAGGTTATCAAGGCTTTGAAGTTAAACTCTTAGAACGCCTTGATACAGTTAAATCAGTTTCTGCTTTGATGGATATCTTAATGCGAGGGTATGTAGAGGTGTCTACAGGCAACTTAAATGCTTTCACATTGATTATTGTGATTCCTGAAAGAAGCTTCACAGATATAGTCCTTTCTCGTGAGAGTAGAGCAGAGGTGTCAGATATGCTAAGGGATTTGATTAAAAGATATCCAGTAGATGCGATTGTAGTCGGCGCTATAATTGATTATAATTTTATGGTTCTTCTTCAAGAGGACGGTGGTGGGTTTGCTGGTGATTACTCCTATGCAATGTCATCGTAA
- a CDS encoding DinB family protein — MLLATLRTLFARDLDKLQQEIEAYETEEALWRTAPGISNSAGNLCLHLIGNLNTYIGAELGRTGYVRNRELEFSLRDVPRAELVASVEATRAVVEAALARLSEEQLHQQYPVVVFESEMTTGYFLVHLATHLAYHLGQINYHRRLVGA; from the coding sequence ATGCTCCTCGCCACCCTCCGCACCCTCTTCGCCCGCGACCTGGACAAGCTACAACAGGAAATCGAAGCCTACGAAACCGAAGAAGCTCTGTGGCGCACCGCCCCGGGCATCAGCAACTCGGCCGGCAACCTGTGCCTGCACCTCATTGGCAACCTCAACACCTACATCGGCGCCGAGCTGGGCCGCACCGGCTACGTCCGAAACCGGGAGTTGGAGTTCTCCCTGCGCGACGTTCCGCGCGCCGAACTGGTGGCCAGCGTCGAAGCAACGCGGGCCGTGGTAGAGGCCGCCCTCGCCCGGCTGAGCGAGGAGCAGCTGCACCAGCAGTACCCCGTCGTGGTATTCGAAAGCGAGATGACCACCGGGTATTTCCTGGTTCACCTCGCCACTCACCTCGCTTACCACCTGGGCCAAATCAACTACCACCGCCGGTTGGTAGGCGCCTAA
- a CDS encoding DUF1801 domain-containing protein, with the protein MNPAVDFYFSKNHKWLEELAHLRAIVLATGLTEELKWGVPCYTLQGRNVCIIHAFKEYCAVLFLKGALLKDPQGLLIQQTENTQAQRQLRFASPREVKEREAVVAAYVREAIDIEKTGQKVAFKPSEDYGVPAEFQQKLDEMPALQAAFAALTPGRQRAYLLHFAAAKQAQTRAARVEKCTPGILAGKGLNE; encoded by the coding sequence ATGAACCCCGCCGTTGATTTTTATTTCAGCAAAAACCACAAGTGGCTCGAAGAACTCGCGCATTTGCGCGCGATTGTGCTGGCCACCGGGCTCACCGAAGAGTTGAAGTGGGGCGTGCCCTGCTACACGCTGCAGGGGCGAAACGTCTGCATCATTCACGCATTTAAGGAGTATTGCGCGGTGTTGTTTCTCAAGGGGGCCTTGTTGAAAGACCCGCAGGGCCTGCTGATTCAGCAAACGGAGAACACGCAGGCGCAGCGCCAGCTGCGGTTTGCCAGCCCGCGGGAGGTGAAGGAACGGGAGGCCGTGGTGGCGGCCTACGTGCGGGAGGCCATTGATATAGAAAAGACGGGACAAAAAGTGGCTTTCAAGCCGAGTGAGGACTACGGCGTGCCGGCAGAATTCCAACAGAAGCTGGACGAAATGCCGGCCCTGCAGGCCGCATTCGCGGCCCTGACGCCCGGGCGGCAGCGGGCCTACTTGCTGCATTTTGCGGCGGCCAAACAGGCCCAAACGCGGGCGGCACGGGTAGAGAAATGCACGCCGGGCATTCTGGCCGGGAAGGGCTTGAACGAGTAG
- a CDS encoding family 43 glycosylhydrolase has translation MSIELELPAPLAPAPQTIPARTAYDHVVLPGDFPDPTITKIGDTYWASATSAEWGAIFPLFSSKNLLDWELVGHVFPDRQPDWASSNFWAPEFHHENGRTYMYYTARSKQGGMLCVAVASADRPEGPYRDHGPLVGQEAGSIDGFAMPDENGDLYLVWKEDGNSCQQDTPIWAQRLNDERTALIGEATELFANDAKWEGPLVEGSALVRHNGWFYHFFAGNSCCGKGCNYATGVARSRSLLGPWEKHEQNPILDRNDVWKCPGHGTVTEMDGRWFLLHHAYLADSHEFVGRQGLLSEFTWNEQEWPEFVNRSPQAAPLTDVARLNVADEFEGDRLGLEWQWPISAPKPATELRGGQLHLAAGASRLGNLVARRTHVATYKAATTLDFASLPADTYAGIAAVGDPYNALALMAGNGQVQIWHVKSGLQQCLAQVFLDEPCDTLSLRLEVWGGQRYRFAFSTDGATWQPLPTESFSLNGTYLPPWDRGVRVALVAQGAEGNTAAFNNLIIRNKR, from the coding sequence GTGTCCATCGAACTAGAACTGCCAGCCCCGCTGGCTCCCGCCCCCCAAACGATTCCGGCCCGCACCGCCTACGACCACGTCGTGCTGCCCGGCGATTTCCCCGACCCCACCATCACCAAAATCGGCGATACGTACTGGGCCAGCGCCACCTCGGCCGAGTGGGGCGCCATCTTCCCCCTCTTCTCCTCCAAGAACCTCCTCGACTGGGAGCTGGTGGGCCACGTCTTCCCCGACCGGCAGCCCGACTGGGCCAGCTCCAACTTCTGGGCGCCCGAGTTTCACCACGAAAACGGCCGCACCTATATGTACTACACCGCCCGCAGCAAGCAGGGCGGCATGCTGTGCGTGGCCGTGGCCAGCGCCGACCGCCCCGAAGGCCCTTACCGCGACCACGGCCCCCTTGTGGGCCAGGAAGCCGGCTCCATCGACGGCTTTGCGATGCCCGATGAAAACGGCGACCTCTACCTCGTCTGGAAAGAAGACGGCAACTCCTGCCAGCAGGACACCCCCATCTGGGCCCAGCGCCTCAACGACGAGCGCACCGCCCTCATCGGCGAAGCCACCGAACTATTTGCCAACGACGCCAAGTGGGAAGGCCCCCTCGTGGAAGGCTCGGCGCTGGTGCGCCACAACGGCTGGTTCTACCACTTTTTTGCGGGCAATAGCTGCTGCGGCAAGGGCTGCAACTACGCCACCGGCGTGGCCCGCTCCCGCTCCCTGCTGGGCCCGTGGGAAAAGCACGAGCAAAACCCCATCCTCGACCGCAACGACGTGTGGAAGTGCCCCGGCCACGGCACCGTGACCGAAATGGACGGCCGCTGGTTCTTGCTGCACCACGCCTACCTGGCCGACAGCCACGAGTTTGTGGGCCGCCAGGGCCTGCTCTCCGAGTTCACTTGGAACGAGCAGGAGTGGCCCGAGTTTGTGAACCGCAGCCCCCAGGCCGCCCCCCTCACCGACGTGGCCCGCCTGAACGTGGCCGACGAGTTTGAGGGCGACCGGCTGGGCCTGGAGTGGCAGTGGCCCATCAGCGCCCCCAAGCCCGCCACCGAGCTGCGCGGCGGCCAGTTGCACCTCGCTGCTGGCGCCTCGCGCCTGGGCAACTTGGTGGCCCGCCGCACCCACGTGGCTACCTACAAGGCCGCCACCACCCTCGACTTCGCCAGCCTGCCCGCCGACACCTACGCCGGCATTGCCGCCGTGGGCGACCCCTACAACGCCCTGGCCCTCATGGCCGGCAACGGCCAAGTGCAAATCTGGCACGTGAAGAGCGGCCTGCAGCAGTGCCTCGCTCAGGTGTTCCTGGACGAGCCCTGCGACACGCTCAGCCTGCGCCTCGAAGTGTGGGGCGGCCAGCGCTACCGCTTCGCCTTCAGCACCGACGGCGCCACCTGGCAGCCCCTGCCCACCGAAAGCTTCTCGCTCAACGGCACCTACCTCCCGCCTTGGGACCGGGGCGTGCGCGTGGCCCTGGTGGCCCAGGGCGCCGAAGGCAACACGGCGGCGTTCAACAATTTGATTATCCGCAATAAGCGGTAG
- a CDS encoding alpha-2-macroglobulin family protein has protein sequence MPTRSDFRETALWQPALHTDKNGDVVLEFQMPEAVTRWQLLALAHDKNLHSGQLARQLVTQKEIQITPNAPRFFRQGDTFTFPAKFSNLTDHATSGTAQLFLLDAATGQDITSQLLKSPAQQAVSAAAHQSAAVGWEISLPADFAPAAVTYRVVVSSSLPVVGEEKRKKSKRKKGLTTDPQQQTTSLSDGEENTVPVLPNRILVTESLPLPIVGPGTRTFELQKLTSTSSPTRRNYSLTLEMTANPAWYAVQSLPYLMEYPYECSEQVFSRLYANLLAAQILKSSPRFKTVLAEWTRQAQSGTAAQRNALASKLAQNQELKNLLLQETPWVRDAQSETERLARLTELFDETRLKAETSRALLKLQKMQLPDGAFPWFEQMPADRYITQLIVAGFGKLRKLGAFDASTDPTAQALLQSALRYLDAATARDYAELRRQKGVKLAENHLGDLQIQALYARSFWPQNVPATGAKDAYAYYQGQASKYWPAQTRYLQALIALSLTREKAGGLAPREIMRALAENALHSPELGMYWKEVRGGYYWREAPTETQATLIEAFDEINHDQQSVDELKLWLLKQKQTHSWESTRATADACYALLLRGSDWLAPTQPLQVTVGGQAVKPEAAQAGTGYYKTSWPAAEVQPAQGKVTVAKPDAGVAWGALYWQYFEDLDKVTPAATPLSLERQLYREVPSAGGPQLEKLTAASPLTVGDVLVVRLVMRTDRELEYVHLKDQRAAGLEPIGQLSGYRYQNGLGYYESPRDAATNFFLGAVPRGTHVFEYRLRASQAGDFSGGLSQVQCLYAPEFSAHSAGVRVRIAPQSVNRAK, from the coding sequence GTGCCCACTCGCTCCGATTTTCGCGAAACGGCCCTGTGGCAGCCGGCCCTGCACACCGACAAAAACGGCGACGTGGTGCTCGAATTTCAGATGCCCGAGGCGGTGACGCGCTGGCAGCTGCTGGCCCTGGCCCACGACAAAAACCTGCACAGCGGCCAGCTGGCCCGCCAGCTCGTGACGCAGAAGGAAATCCAGATTACGCCCAACGCGCCGCGCTTTTTCCGGCAGGGCGACACCTTCACTTTCCCCGCTAAGTTCTCGAACCTGACCGACCACGCCACCAGTGGCACGGCTCAGCTTTTCCTGCTCGATGCCGCTACCGGCCAAGATATTACCAGCCAGCTGCTGAAAAGCCCGGCGCAGCAAGCTGTTTCAGCCGCCGCGCACCAGAGTGCCGCCGTGGGTTGGGAAATCAGCCTGCCAGCGGATTTTGCGCCGGCAGCAGTGACGTACCGGGTGGTGGTGAGCTCTTCGTTGCCAGTTGTTGGGGAAGAGAAAAGAAAGAAATCGAAGCGCAAGAAGGGCCTGACCACCGACCCCCAACAGCAGACAACCAGCTTGTCCGACGGCGAGGAAAACACCGTGCCCGTGCTTCCGAACCGCATCCTCGTTACCGAAAGCCTGCCGCTGCCCATCGTAGGCCCCGGCACGCGCACCTTCGAGTTGCAAAAGCTCACCAGCACCAGCAGCCCCACGCGCCGCAACTACAGCCTCACGCTGGAAATGACGGCCAACCCGGCCTGGTATGCGGTGCAAAGCCTGCCCTACCTCATGGAGTACCCCTACGAGTGCTCCGAGCAGGTATTCAGCCGCCTCTACGCCAACCTGCTGGCCGCCCAGATTCTCAAATCCAGCCCGCGCTTCAAAACCGTGCTGGCCGAGTGGACGCGCCAGGCCCAGAGTGGTACCGCCGCCCAGCGCAATGCCCTCGCCAGCAAGCTGGCCCAAAACCAGGAGCTCAAGAACCTGCTGTTGCAGGAAACGCCCTGGGTGCGTGATGCCCAAAGCGAAACCGAGCGCCTGGCCCGCCTGACCGAGCTGTTCGATGAAACCCGCCTGAAAGCCGAAACCAGCCGTGCCCTGCTCAAGCTCCAAAAAATGCAGCTGCCCGACGGCGCCTTCCCGTGGTTTGAGCAGATGCCCGCCGACCGCTACATCACCCAGCTCATCGTGGCCGGCTTTGGCAAGCTGCGGAAGCTGGGCGCCTTCGATGCCAGCACCGACCCCACGGCCCAGGCGCTATTGCAAAGCGCCCTGCGCTACCTCGACGCCGCCACCGCCCGCGACTACGCTGAGCTGCGCCGCCAGAAAGGCGTGAAACTGGCCGAAAACCACCTCGGCGACCTGCAGATTCAGGCGCTCTACGCCCGTAGCTTCTGGCCCCAAAACGTACCGGCCACCGGCGCGAAAGATGCCTACGCTTACTACCAGGGACAAGCCTCCAAGTATTGGCCGGCCCAGACGCGCTACCTGCAAGCCTTGATTGCGCTGAGCCTGACGCGCGAAAAGGCCGGCGGGCTGGCCCCCCGGGAAATCATGCGCGCCCTGGCCGAAAACGCCCTGCACTCGCCCGAGCTGGGCATGTACTGGAAGGAAGTGCGCGGCGGCTACTACTGGCGCGAGGCCCCCACCGAAACCCAGGCCACGCTCATCGAAGCCTTCGATGAAATCAATCACGACCAACAATCCGTGGACGAGCTGAAGCTGTGGCTGCTCAAGCAAAAGCAAACCCACAGCTGGGAAAGCACCCGCGCCACCGCCGACGCCTGCTACGCCCTGCTGCTGCGCGGCTCCGACTGGCTGGCGCCCACCCAGCCGCTGCAAGTGACGGTGGGCGGCCAGGCTGTGAAGCCCGAAGCGGCCCAGGCGGGCACCGGCTACTACAAAACCAGCTGGCCGGCGGCCGAGGTGCAGCCCGCGCAGGGCAAAGTCACGGTGGCCAAGCCCGACGCCGGCGTGGCTTGGGGCGCCCTCTACTGGCAGTACTTCGAGGACCTCGACAAGGTGACGCCCGCCGCCACGCCGCTCAGCCTGGAGCGTCAGCTCTACCGCGAAGTGCCGTCGGCAGGCGGGCCGCAGCTTGAGAAGCTCACGGCCGCCTCGCCGCTGACCGTGGGCGACGTGCTGGTGGTGCGCCTGGTGATGCGCACCGACCGCGAGCTGGAATACGTGCACCTGAAAGACCAGCGCGCCGCCGGTCTGGAGCCCATTGGCCAGCTCAGCGGCTACCGCTATCAGAACGGACTGGGCTATTATGAGTCGCCGCGCGACGCGGCCACCAACTTCTTTCTGGGCGCCGTGCCGCGCGGCACGCACGTGTTCGAGTACCGGCTGCGGGCGAGCCAGGCGGGCGACTTTTCGGGCGGGCTCAGCCAGGTGCAGTGCCTGTATGCGCCGGAGTTTTCGGCGCATTCGGCCGGTGTGCGGGTTCGAATAGCTCCTCAGTCCGTTAATCGGGCGAAATAG
- a CDS encoding MG2 domain-containing protein, which produces MRLSLLFLLLFAAILSADSAAPTPPGPYAARWKKIDALLAKGQTATAAPLVQAIYAQAKKEANTPAYVRALLYKIRLLQAKEEDDAEKSIALLEAEAKTATFPARPILHSLLAELYTQYLNQNRYRLYQRTAGAAPSTDPDARADAGTGLATWDISRLGAAIVRHYYQSVEDEPQRQLKTTLAQLGDLALGGDAEGRALRPTLYDLLAQRAIEGLKNQELYITRPEQQFQPTEPGLFGTAAEFAALRLLAPDGDSLNGTLHALHLLQRLTASRQQLAPQNLAALADVDLSRLDYLHGLTQNTALAAQYVPALVRMADRYKALPISTEFMARRAEAAREAGDNVAAVRLAREAEARFPKSHGAARARALRADLERPELTFSAAGIVVPNQPWRLDVTARNVTQLYAWAYRISLKQWQQSYEYDPLQRSFGQRYARALKEAPVATWAMSVAAPPDYKEQKLAVAGAAVPAGYYLVVVSNQATRPTAEQPGAVTSYALLGASELSAVNQRDATTGALRLLLMHRQTGAPLAGLPVQATTRVYEAAPPKDFTITSEVLQTDANGIVTLPLPATAKGRTERMLWTRAWRGPDTLQLNGSGSYYRPGTPSGPVAQRHVFLFTDRAIYRPGQTVYFKGILTESLGAKAHILPKQPLVVGLMDVNGQPVQTLPFTTSDYGSFNGSLVLPTGLLNGQMMLRTEYGNTSFAVEDYKRPTFLVTLDSVPGRPQLGQPLTLGGRARAYAGQATDGAAVSYRVTRRELFPLFDVVYGSRGGYLPGGSRGTQEIAHGRTLTDGEGRFSITFTPPLVPPAQGRRGWEPGYLFEITADVTDAAGETRTGTRAFPIGRNPISLQLAGPNMADKQHLPVVTLLATNATGEPVPATGTLRLRALHYRPNPPGVPGPAPETAENEMKSAVLKTAPFDTNAGAQLALGALVARVPTGRYRLEAVAAGADSARAQLDFTLYDSQAATVPFATPDWFVTLADTVAPGQPATVLVGGGAAGGHLLLEVDRDGQLLRQEWLTLNANEQRRLTLPSGPATANGPLFIHTTQTRDNVVYRHDATVQVTEKPQPLQLSIATFRNKLQPGQQETWRVTIRQANGKAADAELLATLYDQSLDIFRPHHFMGLAFWDGYYQTRFGWQVFYQMLNAVPLFAPTDSDRDYPIEYPMLRTHADYLSEAGRTQRGSGLHTVVEEVVENKTYTAAAMPAPMAADRAMAGNAGGVVNSQRIMIRGSASMAPAPRRPLPTSAPCPLAPIFAKRPCGSRPCTPTKTATWCSNFRCPRR; this is translated from the coding sequence ATGCGCCTTTCCCTGTTGTTTCTGCTGTTGTTTGCTGCCATTCTGAGCGCCGATTCGGCGGCTCCGACCCCGCCCGGCCCGTATGCGGCCCGCTGGAAAAAGATTGATGCGCTGCTGGCTAAAGGCCAGACGGCCACGGCTGCTCCGCTGGTGCAGGCCATTTACGCCCAGGCCAAAAAGGAGGCCAACACCCCGGCCTACGTGCGGGCGCTGCTCTACAAAATCCGGTTGCTGCAAGCCAAGGAGGAAGACGACGCCGAGAAATCCATCGCCTTGCTCGAAGCCGAAGCGAAGACGGCTACCTTCCCGGCCCGGCCCATTCTGCACTCGCTGCTGGCCGAGCTTTACACGCAGTACCTCAACCAGAACCGCTACCGCCTCTACCAGCGCACGGCCGGCGCCGCCCCCAGCACCGACCCCGACGCCCGGGCCGATGCCGGCACGGGCTTGGCCACCTGGGACATCAGCCGGCTGGGTGCCGCCATTGTGCGGCACTACTACCAGTCGGTAGAAGACGAGCCCCAGCGCCAGCTGAAAACCACCCTGGCCCAATTGGGCGACCTGGCCCTTGGCGGCGACGCCGAGGGCCGCGCCCTGCGCCCCACTTTGTATGACCTGCTGGCCCAGCGCGCCATCGAAGGCCTGAAAAACCAGGAGTTGTACATCACCCGGCCCGAGCAGCAGTTTCAGCCCACCGAGCCGGGACTGTTCGGGACGGCGGCCGAGTTTGCGGCCCTGCGCCTGCTGGCGCCCGATGGCGACTCGCTCAACGGCACGCTGCACGCGCTGCACCTGCTGCAGCGCCTCACGGCCTCGCGCCAGCAACTGGCCCCGCAAAACCTGGCCGCGCTGGCCGACGTGGACCTGAGTCGCCTCGACTACCTGCATGGCCTCACCCAGAACACCGCCCTCGCCGCCCAATACGTGCCCGCGCTGGTGCGCATGGCCGATAGGTATAAAGCGCTGCCCATCAGCACCGAGTTTATGGCGCGGCGGGCCGAGGCCGCGCGCGAAGCCGGCGACAACGTGGCCGCCGTGCGCCTGGCCCGGGAGGCCGAAGCGCGGTTTCCGAAGTCGCACGGCGCGGCGCGGGCCCGGGCGCTGCGTGCGGACCTTGAGCGCCCCGAACTGACGTTTTCGGCGGCGGGCATTGTGGTGCCCAACCAGCCGTGGCGGCTGGACGTGACGGCCCGCAACGTGACCCAGCTATACGCCTGGGCCTACCGCATTTCGCTGAAGCAGTGGCAGCAGTCTTACGAATACGACCCATTGCAGCGCTCGTTCGGGCAGCGCTACGCTCGCGCATTGAAGGAAGCGCCTGTCGCGACGTGGGCCATGTCGGTGGCCGCGCCTCCGGACTACAAAGAGCAGAAACTGGCCGTGGCCGGGGCGGCCGTGCCGGCGGGGTACTACCTGGTAGTGGTCAGCAACCAGGCCACCCGGCCTACGGCAGAGCAGCCGGGGGCAGTCACGAGCTACGCCCTGCTGGGCGCCAGCGAGCTGAGCGCCGTGAACCAGCGCGATGCCACAACCGGAGCGTTGCGCTTGCTGCTGATGCACCGCCAAACGGGCGCACCGTTGGCGGGCTTGCCGGTGCAGGCCACGACGCGGGTGTATGAAGCCGCGCCGCCCAAAGATTTCACGATTACCAGCGAAGTATTGCAAACCGATGCCAACGGCATCGTGACGCTGCCCCTGCCCGCCACGGCCAAGGGCCGGACCGAGCGCATGCTGTGGACCCGGGCGTGGCGCGGCCCCGATACGCTGCAGCTAAACGGCAGCGGCAGCTACTACCGGCCCGGCACTCCCTCGGGGCCAGTAGCGCAGCGACACGTTTTTCTGTTCACCGACCGTGCGATTTATCGCCCCGGCCAAACGGTGTATTTCAAGGGCATTCTCACCGAGAGCCTGGGCGCTAAAGCGCACATACTACCTAAACAGCCGCTGGTGGTTGGGCTAATGGACGTGAACGGCCAGCCCGTGCAAACCCTGCCCTTCACTACTTCCGACTACGGCAGCTTCAATGGCTCATTAGTCCTGCCCACAGGCTTGCTCAACGGCCAGATGATGCTACGAACCGAGTACGGCAACACCAGCTTCGCGGTGGAAGACTACAAGCGCCCCACCTTTTTGGTCACGCTCGATTCGGTGCCCGGCCGGCCGCAGCTGGGCCAGCCGCTCACCCTGGGCGGCCGGGCCCGCGCCTACGCCGGGCAAGCCACCGACGGCGCCGCGGTGAGCTACCGCGTCACGCGCCGCGAGTTGTTTCCGTTGTTCGACGTCGTGTACGGTTCGCGCGGCGGCTACCTGCCCGGCGGCAGCCGCGGCACGCAGGAAATTGCGCACGGCCGCACGCTCACCGACGGCGAGGGCCGGTTCAGCATCACGTTTACGCCGCCGCTGGTGCCACCCGCGCAGGGGCGTCGGGGCTGGGAGCCCGGCTACCTGTTCGAAATCACGGCCGACGTGACCGATGCGGCCGGCGAAACCCGCACGGGCACCCGGGCCTTTCCCATCGGCCGCAACCCCATCAGCCTGCAACTTGCCGGGCCGAACATGGCCGACAAGCAGCACCTGCCCGTTGTGACGCTGCTGGCCACCAACGCCACCGGCGAACCCGTGCCCGCCACCGGCACGCTGCGCCTCCGCGCCCTGCACTACCGCCCAAACCCGCCCGGCGTGCCCGGCCCGGCGCCGGAAACGGCTGAAAACGAAATGAAGTCGGCGGTACTCAAAACCGCCCCTTTCGATACCAACGCCGGGGCGCAGCTGGCCCTGGGCGCGCTGGTGGCCAGAGTGCCCACGGGCCGCTACCGCCTCGAAGCCGTGGCGGCCGGCGCCGACTCGGCGCGGGCACAGCTCGACTTTACGCTCTACGACTCGCAGGCCGCCACCGTGCCTTTCGCCACGCCCGACTGGTTTGTGACGCTGGCCGATACCGTGGCCCCGGGCCAGCCCGCCACCGTGTTGGTGGGCGGCGGTGCGGCCGGCGGCCACCTCCTGCTCGAAGTAGACCGCGATGGCCAGCTGCTGCGGCAGGAGTGGCTGACGCTGAACGCCAACGAACAGCGCCGCCTCACGCTGCCCAGCGGCCCGGCCACGGCCAACGGCCCGCTGTTCATTCACACCACGCAAACCCGCGACAACGTGGTGTACCGCCACGATGCCACGGTGCAAGTGACGGAGAAGCCCCAGCCGCTGCAGCTATCCATTGCCACTTTCCGCAACAAGCTGCAGCCCGGCCAGCAGGAAACCTGGCGCGTGACCATTCGGCAGGCCAACGGCAAAGCGGCCGATGCCGAGCTGCTCGCCACGCTCTACGACCAAAGCCTGGATATTTTTCGGCCGCATCACTTCATGGGGTTGGCGTTCTGGGATGGGTACTACCAGACCCGTTTCGGCTGGCAGGTTTTTTACCAGATGCTGAACGCGGTTCCGCTCTTCGCGCCCACCGACAGTGACCGGGATTACCCCATAGAATACCCCATGCTGCGGACTCATGCCGACTACCTCAGCGAAGCCGGCCGCACGCAGCGTGGCAGTGGCTTACACACGGTGGTGGAAGAAGTAGTGGAAAACAAGACATATACGGCCGCCGCGATGCCGGCTCCGATGGCCGCTGACAGGGCCATGGCCGGCAATGCCGGCGGGGTGGTAAATTCCCAGCGCATCATGATTCGCGGCAGTGCGAGCATGGCCCCGGCCCCGCGCCGGCCGCTCCCGACCTCAGCACCGTGCCCACTCGCTCCGATTTTCGCGAAACGGCCCTGTGGCAGCCGGCCCTGCACACCGACAAAAACGGCGACGTGGTGCTCGAATTTCAGATGCCCGAGGCGGTGA